One genomic region from Calypte anna isolate BGI_N300 chromosome 17, bCalAnn1_v1.p, whole genome shotgun sequence encodes:
- the LOC103526435 gene encoding alpha-1-acid glycoprotein-like translates to MAAILTLLSLTALPPAAAIPCAAPHPDNTTVTKLLGTWLYVAGAAQLPQHLLEMLLIDHGFLHMEPWASRQELLITQTVAVGDQCLTNNSTYLEITPGNTTLVKHAKTQQTLGTLMNLSSEDVLLIQYQLQRERTYLGLYLYARNQSVSPAHREEFEHQAKCLGLNEEELVYAPWKRRELCQVKEAEEGDSPGTEPTAVVTVSPPPGAPQGDK, encoded by the exons ATGGCCGCCATCCTCACCCTCCTCAGCCTCACAGCGCTGCCGCCCGCAGCCGCCATCCCCTGCGCTGCCCCACACCCGGACAACACCACAGTCACCAAG ctcctggggacatGGCTGTACgtggctggggctgcccagctcccccagcacctcctggagatgctgctcaTCGACCACGGATTCCTCCACATGGAGCCCTGGGCCAGCAGGCAGGAGTTGCTCATCACCCAGACCGTGGCTGT GGGTGACCAATGTCTCACCAACAACTCCACCTACTTGGAAATCACACCTGGTAACACCACGCTGGTGAAGCACG CCAAGACTCAACAAACCTTGGGGACACTGATGAACCTCAGCTCTGAAGATGTTCTCCTCATCCAGTATCaactgcagagggaaaggacaTATTTGGGGCTGTATCTCTACG CCCGGAACCAGAGCGTGAGCCCAGCCCACCGGGAAGAGTTTGAGCATCAGGCCAAGTGCCTGGGGCTAAATGAAGAGGAGCTGGTGTATGCACCATGGAAAAGG AGGGAGCTGTGTCAAGTGAAAGAAGCCGAAGAAGGAGACAGCCCAGGCACGGAGCCCACGGCTGTGGTCACAGTGTCACCTCCCCCGGGTGCCCCCCAGGGGGATAAATAA
- the SLC25A25 gene encoding calcium-binding mitochondrial carrier protein SCaMC-2 isoform X2, which produces MLAGAAMLQSLWHFLSSFLPRATCQGPADEKEDEARNTTPLPGLGEKGPKMLGKPQDRGTDPTERRPTILLVVGPAEHFPKKIVKAGDKDLDGQLDFEEFVHYLQDHEKKLRLVFKSLDKKNDGCIDAQEIVQSLRDLGVKISEQQAEKILKSMDKNGTMTIDWNEWRDYHLLHPVENIPEIILYWKHSTIFDVGENLTVPDEFTVEERQTGMWWRHLVAGGGAGAVSRTCTAPLDRLKVLMQVHASRSNNMCIVGGFTQMIREGGPRSLWRGNGINVLKIAPESAIKFMAYEQIKRFIGTDQEMLRIHERLLAGSLAGAIAQSSIYPMEVLKTRMALRKTGQYSGMLDCAKNILTKEGVAAFYKGYIPNMLGIIPYAGIDLAVYETLKNTWLQRYAVNSADPGVFVLLACGTISSTCGQLASYPLALVRTRMQAQASVEGAPEVTMRGLFKHILKTEGAFGLYRGLAPNFMKVIPAVSISYVVYENLKMTLGVESR; this is translated from the exons ATGCTCGCTGGAGCAGCGATGCTGCAGAGCCTTTGGCATTTTCTGTCTAGCTTCCTTCCCAGGGCCACATGCCAAGGTCCTGCAGATGAAAAAGAGGATGAGGCCAGAAACACCACCCCACTTCCAGGCCTCGGGGAGAAAGGGCCAAAGATGCTGGGGAAGCCACAGGACAGAGGGACTGATCCCACTGAAAGGAGACCAACTATCCTACTGGTGGTTGGACCCGCAGAGCATTTTCCAAAG aaaattGTGAAGGCTGGAGACAAGGACCTGGATGGACAGCTGGATTTTGAGGAATTTGTTCACTATCTCCAAGATCATGAAAAGAAGCTGAGACTGGTCTTCAAGAGTCTGGATAAGAAGAATGATG GCTGTATTGATGCCCAGGAGATTGTGCAGTCTCTGCGGGACCTGGGAGTCAAGATCTCTGAGCAGCAGGCTGAGAAAATCCTGAAGAG CATGGATAAAAATGGAACAATGACAATTGACTGGAATGAGTGGCGAGACTATCACCTGCTGCACCCTGTAGAGAACATTCCTGAAATCATCCTGTACTGGAAGCACTCCACG ATCTTTGATGTAGGGGAGAATTTGACTGTCCCTGATGAGTTCACAGTGGAAGAGAGGCAGACAGGGATGTGGTGGAGACATCTGGTTGCAGGTGGAGGTGCGGGTGCCGTGTCCAGAACCTGTACAGCTCCTTTGGACCGCTTGAAAGTGCTTATGCAG GTCCATGCCTCCCGCAGTAACAACATGTGCATCGTTGGTGGTTTTACCCAAATGATCCGGGAGGGTGGCCCAAGGTCACTGTGGAGAGGGAATGGCATCAATGTCTTGAAGATTGCACCAGAATCTGCCATTAAGTTCATGGCCTATGAGCAG ATCAAGAGGTTCATTGGTACTGACCAGGAAATGCTGAGGATTCATGAGCGACTCTTGGCTGGTTCTCTGGCTGGGGCCATTGCACAGAGCAGCATCTACCCAATGGAG GTTCTGAAAACACGGATGGCTCTAAGGAAGACAGGACAATATTCAGGCATGTTGGATTGTGCCAAAAACATCCTTACGAAGGAAGGAGTGGCTGCCTTCTACAAAGGCTACATCCCCAACATGCTGGGAATCATTCCATATGCTGGTATCGACCTGGCAGTCTATGAG ACTTTAAAAAACACCTGGCTGCAACGCTATGCTGTCAATAGTGCTGACCCTGGAGTCTTTGTTCTGCTGGCTTGTGGCACCATCTCCAGCACCTGTGGACAACTTGCCAGTTACCCACTGGCCCTTGTGAGGACACGCATGCAGGCCCAAG CTTCAGTGGAGGGAGCTCCTGAAGTGACAATGAGGGGACTGTTCAAACACATCCTGAAGACAGAGGGAGCATTTGGTCTTTATCGTGGTCTGGCACCCAACTTCATGAAGGTGATCCCAGCTGTGAGCATCAGCTATGTGGTGTATGAAAACTTGAAGATGACTCTGGGTGTGGAGTCCCGGTga
- the LOC103526434 gene encoding alpha-1-acid glycoprotein, whose product MTNNRSRRLLLAGQVMLATLTLLLGLPFALTAEPPSCTLPVPVTFSNATIPRILGHWNFIASVSRHPRYLEKIKIMKHSSFSYFPGSHEEELDATTIARVNETCVVKNTSGIQLFLHNSTLLHVDNESVSMAEVMQSNKDLLILKHFHDDFVGLSLSARTLNVSKEHLEEFKAYVHCLGFAEEEIFFTSEEDACPLPWEKTEEGDKEPKPE is encoded by the exons ATGACCAACAATCGGAGCAGGAGGCTCCTCCTGGCTGGCCAGGTCATGCTGGCCAccctcaccctcctcctggggctgccctTCGCCCTCACCGCCGAGCCCCCCAGCTGCACCCTGCCTGTCCCAGTCACCTTCAGCAATGCCACCATCCCCAGG ATCCTGGGACACTGGAACTTCATCGCCAGTGTCTCCCGGCACCCACGTTACCTTGAGAAGATTAAGATAATGAAACATTCATCTTTCTCCTACTTTCCTGGCAGCCACGAGGAGGAGCTTGATGCCACCACTATTGCTAGAGT GAACGAGACGTGTGTGGTAAAGAATACCAGTGGGATCCAGCTCTTTCTGCACAACTCCACCCTGTTGCATG TTGATAACGAATCAGTTTCCATGGCTGAGGTGATGCAAAGCAACAAGGACCTGCTAATCCTGAAGCACTTTCATGATGACTTCGTGGGTCTGAGCCTCTCAG CACGAACACTCAACGTGAGCAAGGAGCACCTGGAGGAGTTCAAAGCCTACGTGCATTGCCTGGGCTTCGCTGAGGAGGAGATATTCTTCACATCTGAAGAG gatgcctgtcccctgccctgggAGAAGACAGAAGAAGGCGACAAGGAGCCAAAGCCGGAGTGA
- the SLC25A25 gene encoding calcium-binding mitochondrial carrier protein SCaMC-2 isoform X3 — protein sequence MLCLCLYVPVFGESQTEFEYFESKGLPAELKSIFRLSLFIPSQEFSTYRQWKQKIVKAGDKDLDGQLDFEEFVHYLQDHEKKLRLVFKSLDKKNDGCIDAQEIVQSLRDLGVKISEQQAEKILKSMDKNGTMTIDWNEWRDYHLLHPVENIPEIILYWKHSTIFDVGENLTVPDEFTVEERQTGMWWRHLVAGGGAGAVSRTCTAPLDRLKVLMQVHASRSNNMCIVGGFTQMIREGGPRSLWRGNGINVLKIAPESAIKFMAYEQIKRFIGTDQEMLRIHERLLAGSLAGAIAQSSIYPMEVLKTRMALRKTGQYSGMLDCAKNILTKEGVAAFYKGYIPNMLGIIPYAGIDLAVYETLKNTWLQRYAVNSADPGVFVLLACGTISSTCGQLASYPLALVRTRMQAQASVEGAPEVTMRGLFKHILKTEGAFGLYRGLAPNFMKVIPAVSISYVVYENLKMTLGVESR from the exons ATGCTTTGTCTTTGCCTCTACGTGCCAGTGTTCGGGGAGTCACAGACAGAGTTTGAGTACTTTGAGTCGAAGGGGCTGCCGGCTGAGCTCAAATCTATCTTCAGACTCAGCCTCTTCATTCCTTCCCAGGAGTTCTCCACCTACAGGCAGTGGAAGCAG aaaattGTGAAGGCTGGAGACAAGGACCTGGATGGACAGCTGGATTTTGAGGAATTTGTTCACTATCTCCAAGATCATGAAAAGAAGCTGAGACTGGTCTTCAAGAGTCTGGATAAGAAGAATGATG GCTGTATTGATGCCCAGGAGATTGTGCAGTCTCTGCGGGACCTGGGAGTCAAGATCTCTGAGCAGCAGGCTGAGAAAATCCTGAAGAG CATGGATAAAAATGGAACAATGACAATTGACTGGAATGAGTGGCGAGACTATCACCTGCTGCACCCTGTAGAGAACATTCCTGAAATCATCCTGTACTGGAAGCACTCCACG ATCTTTGATGTAGGGGAGAATTTGACTGTCCCTGATGAGTTCACAGTGGAAGAGAGGCAGACAGGGATGTGGTGGAGACATCTGGTTGCAGGTGGAGGTGCGGGTGCCGTGTCCAGAACCTGTACAGCTCCTTTGGACCGCTTGAAAGTGCTTATGCAG GTCCATGCCTCCCGCAGTAACAACATGTGCATCGTTGGTGGTTTTACCCAAATGATCCGGGAGGGTGGCCCAAGGTCACTGTGGAGAGGGAATGGCATCAATGTCTTGAAGATTGCACCAGAATCTGCCATTAAGTTCATGGCCTATGAGCAG ATCAAGAGGTTCATTGGTACTGACCAGGAAATGCTGAGGATTCATGAGCGACTCTTGGCTGGTTCTCTGGCTGGGGCCATTGCACAGAGCAGCATCTACCCAATGGAG GTTCTGAAAACACGGATGGCTCTAAGGAAGACAGGACAATATTCAGGCATGTTGGATTGTGCCAAAAACATCCTTACGAAGGAAGGAGTGGCTGCCTTCTACAAAGGCTACATCCCCAACATGCTGGGAATCATTCCATATGCTGGTATCGACCTGGCAGTCTATGAG ACTTTAAAAAACACCTGGCTGCAACGCTATGCTGTCAATAGTGCTGACCCTGGAGTCTTTGTTCTGCTGGCTTGTGGCACCATCTCCAGCACCTGTGGACAACTTGCCAGTTACCCACTGGCCCTTGTGAGGACACGCATGCAGGCCCAAG CTTCAGTGGAGGGAGCTCCTGAAGTGACAATGAGGGGACTGTTCAAACACATCCTGAAGACAGAGGGAGCATTTGGTCTTTATCGTGGTCTGGCACCCAACTTCATGAAGGTGATCCCAGCTGTGAGCATCAGCTATGTGGTGTATGAAAACTTGAAGATGACTCTGGGTGTGGAGTCCCGGTga